The following are encoded together in the Lytechinus variegatus isolate NC3 chromosome 19, Lvar_3.0, whole genome shotgun sequence genome:
- the LOC121406153 gene encoding uncharacterized protein LOC121406153 — protein MASKIMLLIFTVVMVTALVTAETFDDLTDDDLNEMEALIFKRADSNEADIGMELDDNEMEKRGKGKGRGKFFRCTHPLYGFSCVCDRRYRKSNPNYYRVCGHQ, from the exons ATGGCTTCCAAGATAATGCTGTTAATCTTCACCGTTGTCATGGTAACTGCCTTGGTAACTGCAGAAACTTTCGATGATCTCACCGATGATGATCTTAATGAGATGGAAGCTCTGATTTTCAAAAGAGCTGATTCAAATGAAGCTGACATCGGAATGGAGTTGGATGACAACGAAATGGAGAAACGAGGAAAGGGAAAGGGACGGGGAAAATTTTTCC GCTGCACACATCCATTATATGGATTTTCATGTGTCTGTGATAGGCGATATCGCAAAAGTAATCCCAACTACTACCGGGTATGCGGACATCAGTGA
- the LOC121405962 gene encoding uncharacterized protein LOC121405962, protein MASKIMLLIFAVVMVTALVTAETFDDLTDDDLNEMEALIFKRADSNEADIGMEFDDAQMEKRGRGKFFRCTHPLNGFSCVCDRRYRKSNPNYYRVCGHQ, encoded by the exons ATGGCTTCCAAGATAATGCTGTTAATATTCGCCGTTGTCATGGTAACTGCCTTGGTAACTGCAGAAACTTTCGATGATCTCACCGATGATGATCTTAATGAGATGGAAGCTCTGATTTTCAAAAGAGCTGATTCAAATGAAGCTGACATCGGAATGGAGTTTGATGACGCTCAAATGGAAAAACGAGGGCGGGGAAAATTCTTCC GCTGCACACATCCATTAAATGGATTTTCATGTGTCTGTGATAGGCGATATCGCAAAAGTAATCCCAACTACTACCGGGTATGCGGACATCAGTGA